The following DNA comes from Bradyrhizobium manausense.
GCCCTGATCTCGCCGATGATCGCGATCGGCCTGACCATCGTGACCATGACCATCCTGTTCGCAATCCTCGGCAAGAATCCGCTTCTTGCGCTGCAAGCCTATTTCATCGCGCCGCTGACCGACGGCTATTCGCTCCAGGAGATCGCGGTGAAGGCGACGCCGCTGGTGATGATCGCGATCGGGCTGTCGCTATGCTATCTCGCCAACGCCTGGAACATCGGCGCCGAGGGACAATTCCTGGTCGGCGCCGTCGCCGGAAGCTGGATCGCCGTGAAAACGCAAGGCACTGACGCCGGCGCCTGGGTGCTGCCGGCGATGTTCGTGCTGGCCGCCGCTGCAGGCGCGCTCTATGCGCTGATCCCCGCGATCTGCAAGGTGAGGTTCGGCGCCAGCGAGATCCTCACCAGCCTGATGCTGGTTTATGTCGCCGACCTCCTGCTGGACTATCTCGTCCGCGGTCCCTGGCGCGACCCGAACGGCTTCAACTTCCCGACGACGGCCGACTTCGATCCGGTTGCGACCGTCCCGCTGCTGATCGAAGGCGGCCGGCTGCATCTCGGCTCGATCATCGCATTGCTGGTCGTCGCAGCAGCCGCGATCCTGCTCGGGCGCACCATCAAGGGGTTCGAGATCCGCGTGGTCGGAGCGGCGCCGCGCGCGGCGAGGTTCGGCGGCTTCAACGCCAACCAGCTGATCATCCTGACCTTTGCAGTGTCGGGCGCGTTGGCCGGCCTTGCCGGCATCATCGAGGTCGCCGGTCCCATCGGACATCTCCAGCCAGGCATCTCGCCCGGCTACGGCTTTACCGCGATCATCGTCGCCTTCCTCGGCCGGTTGAACCCGCTTGGAATATTGATTGCTGGCCTTTTTCTCGCGCTGACCTTCATCGGCGGCGAGCAGGCTCAGATCGCAATGAAAATCCCGCTGGACGTCACCAAGGTCTTCCAGGGCATCCTGCTGTTCTACGTGCTCGCGTGCGACTCCCTCATCCTCTATCGATTCAAGCTCGTCTTCCCGAACCGACAGGTGGCCCGTGGAGCTGGT
Coding sequences within:
- a CDS encoding ABC transporter permease; this encodes MRLVLEKRTERSHAIALISPMIAIGLTIVTMTILFAILGKNPLLALQAYFIAPLTDGYSLQEIAVKATPLVMIAIGLSLCYLANAWNIGAEGQFLVGAVAGSWIAVKTQGTDAGAWVLPAMFVLAAAAGALYALIPAICKVRFGASEILTSLMLVYVADLLLDYLVRGPWRDPNGFNFPTTADFDPVATVPLLIEGGRLHLGSIIALLVVAAAAILLGRTIKGFEIRVVGAAPRAARFGGFNANQLIILTFAVSGALAGLAGIIEVAGPIGHLQPGISPGYGFTAIIVAFLGRLNPLGILIAGLFLALTFIGGEQAQIAMKIPLDVTKVFQGILLFYVLACDSLILYRFKLVFPNRQVARGAG